The following coding sequences lie in one Lolium perenne isolate Kyuss_39 chromosome 2, Kyuss_2.0, whole genome shotgun sequence genomic window:
- the LOC127332017 gene encoding transmembrane emp24 domain-containing protein p24delta9: protein MAARRAGSSAPRWLPPSVLLLLAFLFAASPAARALRFDLESGHTKCISDEIKVDSMAVGKYQIVGPENTSPDAPLPDSHRISLRVTSPYGNSMHYSENVQSGHFAFTATEAGDYLACFWAPDHKPPVTVTFEFDWKSGVTAKDWPNVAKKGQVDMMEIELRKLADTIKSIHEEMYYLREREEEMQNMNKQTNSRMGWLGFLSLGICLSVAGLQLWHLKTFFERKKLL from the exons ATGGCCGCGCGGCGCGCCGGATCCTCCGCCCCCAGATGGCTCCCCCCGTCCGTGCTCCTCCTCCTGGCCTTCCTCTTCGCGGCCTCCCCCGCGGCGCGCGCGCTCCGGTTCGACCTCGAGTCCGGCCACACCAAGTGCATCTCCGACGAGATCAAGGTCGACTCCATGGCCGTCGGCAAGTACCAGATCGTCGGCCCCGAGAACACCTCCCCCGACGCCCCGCTCCCCGACTCCCACCGCATCTCCCTCAGG GTGACCTCGCCGTACGGGAACAGCATGCACTACTCCGAGAACGTCCAGTCCGGGCACTTCGCCTTCACGGCGACGGAGGCCGGGGATTACTTGGCCTGCTTCTGGGCGCCGGACCACAAGCCGCCCGTCACTGTCACCTTCGAGTTTGATTGGAAGAGCGGCGTCACGGCCAAGGACTGGCCTAACGTCGCCAAGAAGGGCCAGGTCGAT ATGATGGAAATAGAGTTGAGGAAGCTAGCGGATACCATCAAATCTATCCATGAAGAAATGTATTATCTACGTGAAAG GGAGGAGgaaatgcagaacatgaacaagcaaACCAACTCGAGGATGGGCTGGCTCGGTTTCCTGTCGCTCGGCATCTGCTTGTCCGTGGCAGGTCTGCAGCTGTGGCATCTGAAGACCTTTTTCGAGAGAAAGAAGCTGCTGTAG
- the LOC127332018 gene encoding uncharacterized protein, with protein MAIPEEARRYWLPIVLSAAGFLFQLFVLPKSFPPSHYDALGIRRFAPVERVAEAYGALSKEWLAETNDLSTVDILKIRYAYELLTNPILKRDYDLFGLDYHMDVLERVKDQYQKEHFLKIDLPLLKDSLVHSTDHAFNVLTYESFMSAIAEDYPMLILLYSKGSPRCAQFIEHWKQIATRLDGLANTAMVEVGDGQLAGYFAEQRFSQQPFFRNGIPAVVAYPANCRSPSCYMRFPGELTVDSVVDWVASSIVGLPRILYYSKEALGPQFIGKSGHHKVKVIFFSSTGERATPFLRQAAQEYSSYASFAFVMWKEDESQIWWNSLGVESAPALVFLKGPGAKPVVYHGTFSKSEFTEIMEEHKHQELRQLRSDTSLELGCDARGHSRARKDMSIWYCVVVAGRPGVELSKKRQILRKAQDQLLSAVDSSTTGNVENIVEVASAATALKDDRLTFVWLDGEVQKKICAFYLATDYNGACGPRGFEDDNDKPEVFIVRFQRNATYEALKADKKHNLMDTLQGQDTPDASQLVARYNGLDEILEINKWVSQVIKDGDTREIPYFTSKVPDLIPEETSKEWLSSTKSIRSAGKGLKERVKYNVFNFKDYLTDPRVGPALLMCACISWATIWFKHSQSTQKTPKDEAPKEKTENRRRPKLSTTLFGQPTTEGAADPEPKDARQWEMEGSDSD; from the exons ATGGCGATTCCGGAGGAGGCGCGCCGCTACTGGCTGCCGATCGTCCTCTCCGCCGCCGGCTTCCTCTTCCAGCTCTTCGTCCTGCCCAAGTCCTTCCCGCCCTCCCACTACGACG CGCTCGGAATCCGGAGGTTTGCGCCGGTCGAGAGGGTGGCCGAAGCCTACGGGGCTCTCTCCAAGGAGTG GCTTGCTGAAACGAATGATCTGTCAACTGTTGATATTTTAAAG ATCCGTTATGCGTATGAGCTGTTGACAAATCCAATTTTGAAGCGGGATTATGATCTTTTTGGTCTGGATTACCATATG GATGTACTCGAAAGAGTCAAAGACCAATATCAAAAGGAGCACTTTCTGAAAATAGATCTCCCTTTGTTAAAAGATTCTTTAGTTC ATTCAACTGATCACGCCTTCAATGTACTCACATACGAGTCATTCATGTCTGCTATTGCTGAAGATTACCCGATGCTCATACTG CTTTATTCAAAGGGGAGTCCTCGTTGTGCTCAATTCATCGAGCACTGGAAGCAAATTG CCACTCGACTGGATGGTCTAGCAAACACTGCTATGGTAGAAGTCGGTGATGGGCAACTGGCTGGGTATTTTGCAGAACAAAGGTTCTCTCAACAGCCATTTTTTCGCAATG GTATACCAGCTGTGGTTGCATATCCTGCTAACTGCAGAAGTCCATCCTGTTATATGAG GTTCCCTGGTGAGCTAACCGTGGATTCTGTTGTTGACTGGGTAGCATCGTCAATTGTTGGCTTACCTCGGATCTTGTACTATTCAAAGGAGGCATTG GGCCCCCAGTTCATTGGGAAGAGTGGCCATCATAAG GTCAAGGTTATCTTTTTTTCAAGCACGGGGGAGCGTGCTACTCCATTCCTTCGCCAAGCTGCCCAAGAGTATTCAAGCTATGCATCATTTGCATTTGTTATGTGGAAAGAAGATGAATCCCAGATTTGGTGGAATTC GTTAGGAGTGGAATCGGCTCCTGCACTTGTTTTCTTGAAGGGTCCCGGTGCCAAGCCTGTTGTGTACCATG GAACTTTTAGCAAGTCGGAGTTCACAGAGATAATGGAGGAGCACAAGCACCAAG AACTCCGGCAGCTAAGAAGTGACACATCTTTGGAATTGGGTTGTGATGCTAGAGGTCATTCACGCGCTAGAAAAGACATGTCTATATGGTATTGTGTAGTCGTTGCTGGTCGCCCTGGTGTAGAATTAAGTAAAAAGAGACAA ATTTTGCGAAAAGCCCAAGACCAACTACTAAGTGCTGTTGATTCAAGTACTACCGGGAATGTGGAAAATATAGTAGAGGTAGCAAGTGCTGCAACTGCCTTAAAAGATGACAGGTTGACCTTTGTTTGGTTAGATGGAGAAGTACAGAAG AAAATTTGTGCCTTCTACCTTGCCACTGATTATAACGGAGCCTGTGGTCCTAGAGGCTTTGAAGACGACAATGATAAGCCCGAAGTATTCATTGTCCGTTTCCAAAGAAATGCAACATATGAGGCGCTGAAAGCTGACAAAAAGCACAATCTCATGGATACTCTCCAGGGTCAGGATACTCCTGATGCCTCCCAGCTAGTGGCTCGATATAATGGCCTGGACGAAATTCTAGAG ATAAACAAGTGGGTCTCTCAGGTTATCAAAGATGGAGATACTAGAGAAATCCCTTACTTT ACTTCGAAGGTGCCAGATCTTATACCTGAGGAAACAAGCAAGGAATGGTTAAGCAGTACCAAAAGTATCCGTTCAGCAGGGAAAGGTTTAAAAGAGAGGGTTAAGTACAATGTCTTCAATTTCAAAGATTACTTGACTGACCCAAGGGTTGGTCCAGCTTTGCTGATGTGTGCATGCATTTCATGGGCAACAATATGGTTCAAGCATAGCCAATCAACTCAGAAGACTCCAAAG GATGAAGCTCCTAAAGAAAAGACCGAGAATCGTCGCCGTCCAAAGCTTAGCACAACTCTCTTTGGTCAACCCACAACTGAAGGCGCCGCTGATCCTGAACCCAAAGATGCTCGCCAGTGGGAGATGGAGGGCTCAGATTCGGACTAA